A genomic segment from Conger conger chromosome 2, fConCon1.1, whole genome shotgun sequence encodes:
- the LOC133122994 gene encoding 26S proteasome non-ATPase regulatory subunit 3 isoform X2, protein MKETTKRREKPRDSKAEKKPEPGPEPQDVEMPEEDAAAAGKPHKELDTLTLDDIKEHVKQIEKAVSGKEPRFVLRALRALPSTSRRLNPNVLHKAVSGFYTSNAAGKEFLLGFLEEPMDMEGDVQFRPRTGKAAAAPLLPEVEAYLQLLVVVYLTNNKRYTEAQKVSDELLQKISSQNRRALDLVAAKCYYYHSRVYEFLNQLDAVRSFLHARLRTATLRHDADGQATLLNLLLRNYLQFNLYDQAEKLVSKSVFPEQANNNEWARYLYYTGRIKAIQLEYSEARRTLTNALRKAPQHTAVGFKQTVHKLLIVVELLLGEIPDRLQFRQPSLKRSLMPYFLLTQAVRTGNLAKFNQALDQFGEKFQTDGTYTLIIRLRHNVIKTGVRMISLSYSRISLADIAQKLQLDSPEDAEFIVAKAIRDGVIEASINHEKGYVQSKETMDIYGTREPQLAFHQRISFCLDIHNMSVKAMRFPPKSYNKDLESAEERREREQQDLEFAKEMAEDDDDSFP, encoded by the exons ATGAAAGAAACCACGAAACGGCGAGAAAAGCCCCGTGACTCCAAAGCCGAGAAAAAACCTGAGCCAGGCCCCGAGCCTCAGGATGTGGAGATGCCGGAGGAAGATGCTGCAGCTGCGGGAAAGCCTCATAAGGAGCTTGACACGCTCACCCTTGATG ACATTAAAGAACATGTGAAGCAGATTGAGAAGGCTGTGTCTGGGAAGGAGCCTCGCTTCGTGCTGCGGGCCCTGCGGGCCCTCCCCTCCACCAGCCGCAGGCTCAACCCCAACGTCCTGCACAAGGCTGTCTCCGGCTTCTACACCTCTAACGCTGCTGGAAAAGAGTTCCTGCTGGGCTTCCTGGAGGAG CCTATGGACATGGAGGGTGATGTTCAGTTCCGGCCCAGGACAGGGAAGGCAGCTGCTGCACCCCTGCTGCCTGAGGTGGAGGCCTACCTACAGCTGCTCGTGGTGGTTTACCTCACAAACAACAAGCGCTACACGGAG GCTCAGAAGGTGTCTGATGAGCTTCTCCAGAAGATCAGCTCTCAGAACCGCAGAGCCCTGGACCTGGTGGCTGCCAAGTGCTACTACTACCACTCCCGCGTCTATGAGTTCCTCAACCAGCTGGATGCTGTTCGCAG CTTCCTTCACGCTCGTCTCCGCACCGCCACCCTGCGGCATGACGCTGACGGCCAGGCCACCCTGCTCAACCTGCTGCTCCGCAACTACCTGCAGTTCAACCTTTACGACCAGGCCGAGAAGCTGGTGTCCAAGTCGGTCTTCCCTGAGCAGGCCAACAACAACGAGTGGGCTCGCTATCTCTACTACACAG GTCGCATCAAGGCCATCCAGCTGGAGTACTCTGAGGCCAGGAGAACACTCACCAATGCCCTGAGGAAGGCCCCCCAGCACACCGCCGTGGGCTTCAAACAGACG gtgcaCAAGCTCCTCATCGTGGTGGAGCTGCTGCTGGGAGAGATTCCTGACCGGCTGCAGTTCCGCCAGCCCTCCCTCAAGAGGTCCCTCATGCCCTACTTCCTGCTCACCCAGG CCGTGAGGACGGGAAATCTCGCCAAATTCAACCAGGCCCTGGACCAGTTTGGAGAGAAGTTCCAGACAGATGGCACCTACACACTCATCATCCGCCTGAGACACAATGTCATCAAAACAG GTGTGCGCATGATTAGCCTGTCCTATTCCCGCATCTCTCTCGCTGACATCGCTCAAAAGCTGCAACTGGACAGCCCCGAGGACGCAGAGTTCATCGTTGCCAAG GCAATCCGTGATGGAGTGATTGAGGCCAGCATCAACCACGAGAAGGGTTACGTCCAGTCCAAAGAGACCATGGACATCTACGGCACCCGGGAGCCACAGCTGGCCTTCCATCAGAGGATATCCTTCTGCCTGGACATCCACAACATGTCCGTCAAG GCAATGAGATTTCCGCCAAAATCGTACAACAAGGACCTGGAGTCTGCAGAG
- the LOC133122994 gene encoding 26S proteasome non-ATPase regulatory subunit 3 isoform X1, whose product MKETTKRREKPRDSKAEKKPEPGPEPQDVEMPEEDAAAAGKPHKELDTLTLDGAVHQDDSSVIKSKSFQLVISDIKEHVKQIEKAVSGKEPRFVLRALRALPSTSRRLNPNVLHKAVSGFYTSNAAGKEFLLGFLEEPMDMEGDVQFRPRTGKAAAAPLLPEVEAYLQLLVVVYLTNNKRYTEAQKVSDELLQKISSQNRRALDLVAAKCYYYHSRVYEFLNQLDAVRSFLHARLRTATLRHDADGQATLLNLLLRNYLQFNLYDQAEKLVSKSVFPEQANNNEWARYLYYTGRIKAIQLEYSEARRTLTNALRKAPQHTAVGFKQTVHKLLIVVELLLGEIPDRLQFRQPSLKRSLMPYFLLTQAVRTGNLAKFNQALDQFGEKFQTDGTYTLIIRLRHNVIKTGVRMISLSYSRISLADIAQKLQLDSPEDAEFIVAKAIRDGVIEASINHEKGYVQSKETMDIYGTREPQLAFHQRISFCLDIHNMSVKAMRFPPKSYNKDLESAEERREREQQDLEFAKEMAEDDDDSFP is encoded by the exons ATGAAAGAAACCACGAAACGGCGAGAAAAGCCCCGTGACTCCAAAGCCGAGAAAAAACCTGAGCCAGGCCCCGAGCCTCAGGATGTGGAGATGCCGGAGGAAGATGCTGCAGCTGCGGGAAAGCCTCATAAGGAGCTTGACACGCTCACCCTTGATG GGGCCGTGCATCAGGACGACTCAAGTGTGATTAAAAGCAAATCGTTTCAATTAGTCATATCAG ACATTAAAGAACATGTGAAGCAGATTGAGAAGGCTGTGTCTGGGAAGGAGCCTCGCTTCGTGCTGCGGGCCCTGCGGGCCCTCCCCTCCACCAGCCGCAGGCTCAACCCCAACGTCCTGCACAAGGCTGTCTCCGGCTTCTACACCTCTAACGCTGCTGGAAAAGAGTTCCTGCTGGGCTTCCTGGAGGAG CCTATGGACATGGAGGGTGATGTTCAGTTCCGGCCCAGGACAGGGAAGGCAGCTGCTGCACCCCTGCTGCCTGAGGTGGAGGCCTACCTACAGCTGCTCGTGGTGGTTTACCTCACAAACAACAAGCGCTACACGGAG GCTCAGAAGGTGTCTGATGAGCTTCTCCAGAAGATCAGCTCTCAGAACCGCAGAGCCCTGGACCTGGTGGCTGCCAAGTGCTACTACTACCACTCCCGCGTCTATGAGTTCCTCAACCAGCTGGATGCTGTTCGCAG CTTCCTTCACGCTCGTCTCCGCACCGCCACCCTGCGGCATGACGCTGACGGCCAGGCCACCCTGCTCAACCTGCTGCTCCGCAACTACCTGCAGTTCAACCTTTACGACCAGGCCGAGAAGCTGGTGTCCAAGTCGGTCTTCCCTGAGCAGGCCAACAACAACGAGTGGGCTCGCTATCTCTACTACACAG GTCGCATCAAGGCCATCCAGCTGGAGTACTCTGAGGCCAGGAGAACACTCACCAATGCCCTGAGGAAGGCCCCCCAGCACACCGCCGTGGGCTTCAAACAGACG gtgcaCAAGCTCCTCATCGTGGTGGAGCTGCTGCTGGGAGAGATTCCTGACCGGCTGCAGTTCCGCCAGCCCTCCCTCAAGAGGTCCCTCATGCCCTACTTCCTGCTCACCCAGG CCGTGAGGACGGGAAATCTCGCCAAATTCAACCAGGCCCTGGACCAGTTTGGAGAGAAGTTCCAGACAGATGGCACCTACACACTCATCATCCGCCTGAGACACAATGTCATCAAAACAG GTGTGCGCATGATTAGCCTGTCCTATTCCCGCATCTCTCTCGCTGACATCGCTCAAAAGCTGCAACTGGACAGCCCCGAGGACGCAGAGTTCATCGTTGCCAAG GCAATCCGTGATGGAGTGATTGAGGCCAGCATCAACCACGAGAAGGGTTACGTCCAGTCCAAAGAGACCATGGACATCTACGGCACCCGGGAGCCACAGCTGGCCTTCCATCAGAGGATATCCTTCTGCCTGGACATCCACAACATGTCCGTCAAG GCAATGAGATTTCCGCCAAAATCGTACAACAAGGACCTGGAGTCTGCAGAG
- the lrrc3ca gene encoding leucine-rich repeat-containing protein 3B: MPLLADWLLRHSVVMCLLLHSLVLMTFCFHHAATSCSKSCYCSQSEAGGKTVRCSNLRLTEIPHDIPNDTRRLYLDFNLLTGVPANAFLQLRLLKELDLSHNELAQLEPGAFKGLAGSLQFLDLSSNKLMTLNSEAFEGVHARANLTHNPWHCDCNLQNVMPHMSLEPASLAGIVCQTADPEDSGAQGSPFLLDKDLDLCAVLRKTTDVAMLVTMFGWFTMVISYLVYYVRHNQEDARRHLEYLKSLPSKQGKSEESSTISTVV, from the coding sequence ATGCCACTGCTGGCAGACTGGTTACTGCGCCACTCGGTGGTCATGTGTCTGTTACTGCACAGCTTGGTGCTGATGACCTTCTGTTTCCACCACGCAGCCACCAGCTGCTCCAAGAGCTGCTACTGCTCCCAGAGCGAGGCCGGGGGAAAGACCGTGCGCTGCAGCAACTTGCGGCTGACAGAGATCCCCCACGACATCCCTAACGACACCCGCCGCCTCTACTTGGACTTCAACCTCCTAACCGGGGTCCCCGCCAATGCCTTCCTGCAGCTGCGCTTGCTCAAGGAGCTGGATCTGTCCCACAACGAGCTGGCCCAGCTGGAGCCTGGGGCCTTCAAGGGTCTGGCTGGCTCCCTGCAGTTCCTGGACCTCTCCTCCAACAAACTCATGACCCTCAACTCGGAGGCTTTTGAGGGCGTTCACGCACGGGCCAACctcacccacaatccctggcacTGCGACTGCAACCTGCAGAACGTGATGCCCCACATGAGCCTGGAGCCTGCCTCACTGGCTGGCATCGTGTGCCAGACTGCCGACCCTGAGGACAGCGGAGCTCAGGGCTCCCCCTTCCTGCTGGACAAGGATCTGGACCTATGCGCAGTGCTGAGGAAGACCACTGACGTGGCCATGCTGGTGACCATGTTTGGCTGGTTCACTATGGTCATCTCCTACCTGGTGTACTATGTTCGGCACAACCAGGAGGATGCCCGCCGCCACCTAGAGTACCTTAAGTCCCTGCCCAGCAAGCAGGGGAAGTCAGAGGAGTCTTCCACCATAAGCACTGTGGTGTGA